Proteins encoded by one window of Sphingosinicella sp. BN140058:
- a CDS encoding autotransporter domain-containing protein gives MSRSRLAFSCAAAAALLCATSAAAQTVDRIVAFGDSYADDGNLFELLNIPRPAVYPNGRFSNGTNFVDTMGQLLAVPIDNFAIGGAFTGNGNINGPGIPGFVTEYRSFLAGGGPAAFPRVSGRFGANDLAVVSIGGNDARAYERSLGTTPSAAQIQGLIAGAPAQAQLRVGEAMAGIDALVGAGARNITFLSGDVGRLPEVAGAPIAAIGTAYANAFNAGIQARLAETAASGVIVNYLDLSQMGSVVEADPAAFGLISAGACPIACVTTDPGLLDKYLFYVDQLHMTSAGFAIVGRYAVRQLEAPLHFQAQSDLGLQAATSFGTTLEGRLDLSTARTGGRGSGLSIYAAVNAAGRDHAAGTTNLAYDTDTFGVTAGAEYELGGVIAGLAVNHSRPRADMVSGTGAIRAKAWQVGAYAGWSHHGAFVQGHAGIGWLDYDIARTAVIDDIAADANGRTVTAGAKAGYLLDFGGVSLGPVVGLQYAKAKIDAYTETGDPVLTLNVGKQDVQALVGSAGIEARGELDAGGLAVHPFAALTAEKDFEGDGRTIRYAATSAPGILNSFVLPDRSKDIYGRIAAGARLTLGEAVALSVEGSTSFSQQGSDDVGGFVGLTVGF, from the coding sequence CGCGCAGACCGTGGACCGGATCGTCGCCTTCGGCGACAGCTATGCCGACGACGGCAACCTGTTCGAGCTGCTCAACATTCCGCGGCCCGCAGTTTATCCGAACGGACGCTTTTCCAACGGCACCAATTTCGTCGACACGATGGGCCAATTGCTTGCCGTGCCGATCGACAATTTCGCGATCGGCGGCGCCTTCACCGGCAACGGCAACATCAACGGCCCCGGCATCCCCGGCTTCGTGACCGAATATCGGTCCTTTCTCGCGGGCGGCGGCCCGGCTGCCTTCCCCCGAGTCAGCGGCCGGTTCGGCGCCAACGATCTCGCCGTCGTCTCGATCGGCGGCAACGACGCCCGCGCCTACGAGCGCAGCCTTGGTACCACCCCCAGCGCCGCGCAGATCCAGGGACTGATCGCCGGCGCGCCGGCACAAGCGCAGCTGCGAGTTGGCGAAGCGATGGCCGGCATCGATGCGCTGGTCGGCGCCGGCGCCCGCAACATCACCTTCCTGTCCGGCGACGTCGGGCGCCTGCCCGAAGTCGCCGGCGCGCCGATCGCGGCGATCGGCACCGCTTATGCCAACGCCTTCAATGCCGGCATCCAGGCGCGGCTTGCCGAGACGGCGGCAAGCGGCGTGATCGTCAACTACCTCGATCTGTCGCAGATGGGCTCGGTGGTCGAGGCCGATCCGGCTGCATTCGGCCTGATCAGCGCCGGCGCCTGCCCGATTGCCTGCGTCACCACCGATCCGGGCCTGCTCGACAAATATCTCTTCTACGTCGATCAATTGCACATGACCTCGGCCGGCTTCGCGATCGTCGGCCGATACGCCGTTCGCCAGCTCGAAGCGCCGCTCCACTTCCAGGCCCAGAGCGATCTCGGGCTGCAGGCGGCGACGAGCTTCGGCACCACGCTCGAAGGCCGCCTCGATCTGTCGACCGCCCGCACCGGCGGGCGCGGCAGCGGCCTTTCCATCTATGCCGCGGTCAACGCAGCCGGCCGGGATCATGCCGCCGGCACGACCAACCTCGCCTATGACACCGACACGTTCGGGGTCACGGCGGGCGCCGAATATGAGCTTGGCGGCGTGATCGCCGGCCTGGCGGTGAACCACAGCCGTCCCCGCGCGGACATGGTCTCCGGCACCGGCGCGATCCGCGCCAAGGCGTGGCAGGTCGGCGCCTATGCCGGCTGGTCGCACCATGGCGCCTTCGTCCAGGGCCATGCCGGCATCGGCTGGCTCGATTACGATATCGCCCGCACCGCGGTGATCGACGACATCGCCGCCGATGCAAACGGTCGCACCGTCACCGCCGGCGCCAAGGCCGGCTATCTGCTCGATTTCGGCGGCGTCAGCCTCGGCCCGGTCGTCGGCCTCCAATACGCCAAGGCGAAGATCGACGCCTATACCGAAACCGGCGATCCGGTGCTGACCTTGAATGTCGGCAAGCAGGACGTGCAGGCGCTGGTCGGCAGTGCCGGCATCGAGGCGCGGGGCGAGCTCGACGCCGGCGGCCTCGCCGTCCATCCTTTTGCCGCGCTGACCGCCGAAAAGGATTTCGAAGGCGACGGCCGCACCATTCGCTACGCGGCGACGTCCGCACCGGGGATCTTGAACAGCTTCGTCCTGCCGGATCGCTCCAAGGACATCTATGGCCGCATCGCCGCCGGTGCCCGCCTCACCTTGGGTGAAGCGGTGGCGCTTTCGGTCGAAGGCAGTACCAGCTTCTCCCAGCAGGGCAGCGACGACGTCGGCGGATTCGTCGGCCTGACCGTGGGTTTCTGA
- a CDS encoding NifU family protein — translation MLIQTETTPNPATLKFLPGQKVMDAGTRDFATPEDAEASPLAEALFSLGDVEGVFFGRDFISVTAGPGTEWRDLKPQVLGILLDHFSSAAPLFKAATAAGITVDAPEDFGDDPADAEIVEQIRELIETRVRPAVAQDGGDIVYRGFRGGTVFLAMHGACSGCPSSTMTLKSGIESLLKHYVPEVETVEAV, via the coding sequence ATGCTGATCCAGACCGAAACCACGCCCAATCCGGCCACCCTCAAATTCCTTCCCGGCCAGAAGGTGATGGATGCGGGCACGCGCGATTTCGCGACGCCCGAAGATGCGGAGGCCTCGCCGCTGGCGGAGGCCTTGTTCTCGCTCGGCGACGTGGAGGGCGTCTTCTTCGGCCGCGACTTCATTTCGGTCACCGCCGGCCCCGGCACGGAGTGGCGCGACCTCAAGCCCCAGGTGCTCGGCATCCTGCTCGATCATTTCTCCAGCGCAGCGCCCTTGTTCAAGGCCGCCACCGCGGCCGGGATCACCGTCGATGCGCCCGAAGACTTTGGCGACGACCCCGCCGATGCCGAGATCGTCGAGCAGATTCGCGAGTTGATCGAGACGCGGGTCCGTCCGGCGGTCGCGCAGGATGGCGGCGACATCGTCTACCGCGGCTTCCGCGGCGGCACCGTCTTCCTTGCCATGCACGGCGCCTGCTCCGGCTGCCCGTCCTCGACGATGACCCTGAAGAGCGGGATCGAAAGCCTCCTCAAACATTACGTGCCCGAGGTCGAAACCGTCGAAGCGGTCTGA
- the tsaB gene encoding tRNA (adenosine(37)-N6)-threonylcarbamoyltransferase complex dimerization subunit type 1 TsaB, with the protein MLLAIDSATAACSAALIDGAALVDERFELVGRGHAERLLPMIEELLGGRRPSGILVDCGPGSFTGVRVGLAAAHGLAIGWGVPLLGYSSMAAIAATADAERLAVALHGGHGQLFVQSFTNAPLQPVADLQSLLPDDAARAFDEAVVIGSGAEALVAARGHGEARNALPRAADARLLPEALRSLPPRPLYGRAPDAKPLPQ; encoded by the coding sequence ATGCTGCTCGCGATCGACAGCGCCACGGCGGCCTGCTCGGCGGCGCTGATCGATGGCGCTGCGCTTGTCGATGAGCGGTTCGAACTGGTCGGCCGCGGCCATGCCGAGCGGCTGCTGCCGATGATCGAGGAGTTGCTTGGCGGCCGCCGTCCCAGCGGCATCCTGGTCGATTGCGGCCCCGGCAGCTTCACCGGCGTGCGCGTCGGCCTTGCCGCCGCGCACGGCCTCGCCATCGGCTGGGGAGTACCGCTGCTCGGTTATTCGTCGATGGCGGCGATCGCGGCGACCGCGGACGCGGAGAGGCTTGCGGTGGCGCTTCACGGAGGACATGGTCAGCTTTTCGTGCAGAGCTTCACCAATGCGCCTCTTCAGCCGGTCGCCGACCTGCAATCCCTGCTTCCGGACGACGCCGCCCGTGCCTTCGACGAGGCAGTGGTGATCGGCTCCGGCGCGGAGGCCCTGGTCGCCGCCCGCGGCCATGGCGAGGCCCGCAATGCCCTGCCGCGGGCGGCCGACGCCCGCTTGCTCCCGGAAGCGCTGCGCAGCTTGCCCCCTCGGCCGCTCTACGGCCGGGCGCCCGATGCCAAGCCGCTGCCGCAATGA